In Gemmatimonadaceae bacterium, the genomic stretch CTCTACCTCGGCCGCGGCTACAATTTTCCAACCGCCCTCGAGGGCGCGCTCAAGCTCAAGGAGATCAGCTACATCCACGCCGAAGGCTATCCTGCCGCTGAGATGAAACACGGGCCGATTGCACTCATCGACGAAATGATGCCGGTGGTCTTCATTGCCCCGCACGATGCGGTGTTCGACAAAGTCGTTTCGAATGTGCATGAGGTGTCGGCGCGCAAGGGCCGTGTCATCGCAATTACCAGCCGCGACGAGCCGGCGCTCGCAGGGAAAGTGGACTACGAATTCAGAATTCCCGAGACGATCGATATGCTCACACCTGTACTCGCGTGCATACCGCTGCAGCTCCTCGCGTACTACATCGCCGTAAAACGAGGATCGAACGTCGACCAGCCGCGCAACCTCGCGAAGTCGGTCACGGTGGAGTAGCGTCTGCGCGTTCTGCTGCAGCGTGTCTCGCGCGCCGAGGTCCGCGTAGCGGGGCGCGCGACGGGCGGGATTGCGCACGGGTTTCTGCTGCTCGTCGGGATCACCCACGGCGACACGCGCGAAGAGGCTGACTGGATGGCGGAGAAGGTCACGGGCCTCCGGTTGTTTGCGGACTCCGAAGGGAAAATGAATCTGGCCATCGGTGATGTCGGCGGTGCTGTGCTGGTCGTATCGCAGTTCACGCTCTACGGCGATGCCACGAAGGGACGGCGCCCGAGCTTCATAGACGCGGCCAGGCCCGAGACGGCAATTCCTGTATACGAAGCGTTCATCGAAGCCCTCACGCGCCGCCGATTGACCGTCGAGACCGGAGAGTTCGGTGCGATGATGGACGTCGAGCTGGTGAATGACGGACCGGTAACGCTCTGGCTCGAGCGATGACGATGCCGCCGGTGGTGCTGGCGTCTTCCTCGCCCCGCAGGCGCGAGCTGCTGGCACTCATCGGCATTCCTCATTCGGTGTACCCTGCCAATGTCGACGAGACATATCTCGAGGGCGAGTTGCCGCGTGAACACGCTGAGCGCCTGGCGCGGGCGAAGGCTGCAAAGGTCGCAAGCCTCGAACGCGACTCGGTTGTAATTGGCGCGGACACGATTGTTGTAGTGGACGACACGGTGCTGGGGAAGCCGCGAGACCAGACTGATGCAGCGCGTATGCTGGCCATGCTCAGCGGGCGGACACATCTCGTGATAACGGCGGTTGCTGTCGCGCGGGGCGATGAGATTGTGTCGGACATGGAAGTCGTGAGCGTCACATTTCGCGATCTCAACAGTATCGAGATCGCCAGTTATATCTCGACCGGCGAGCCGATGGACAAGGCGGGCGCATACGGAATTCAGGGATTTGGCGCAACGATCGTGCGGCGCGTCGAGGGCGACTACTTCGCCGTGATGGGACTGCCACTGCTGCGACTCGTTACGCTTCTGGGCAGGGTGGGGGTCGCCTACGATTTTGGGCGGTAGCGCTCGGACCAGGTCTCTATCTTTTCGAGCACG encodes the following:
- the dtd gene encoding D-aminoacyl-tRNA deacylase: MQRVSRAEVRVAGRATGGIAHGFLLLVGITHGDTREEADWMAEKVTGLRLFADSEGKMNLAIGDVGGAVLVVSQFTLYGDATKGRRPSFIDAARPETAIPVYEAFIEALTRRRLTVETGEFGAMMDVELVNDGPVTLWLER
- a CDS encoding Maf family protein; protein product: MTMPPVVLASSSPRRRELLALIGIPHSVYPANVDETYLEGELPREHAERLARAKAAKVASLERDSVVIGADTIVVVDDTVLGKPRDQTDAARMLAMLSGRTHLVITAVAVARGDEIVSDMEVVSVTFRDLNSIEIASYISTGEPMDKAGAYGIQGFGATIVRRVEGDYFAVMGLPLLRLVTLLGRVGVAYDFGR